The genomic region gacggggaggggggcaggtcaAAATAAGGTTTTATCGCCTATGTATACATACAGTGCACCTGTTGGTAGGTGaattagaggagagagagagagaaagggaatgaGAAAGACacaagagagggatggaaggatatacaagaggtggagagaggggtgaagagaggTAGATCAAGGGGTGTTACCAGCTGGTAGAAGGAGAGTTTGGGCCCATCGTGAGCGGCCATGAACCACCAGGCTGCTGCTCCTACTGTGGCCGCGCCCACATAACCTGGGCAAGAAAAAGCAGCCAACCAATCAAACAGCCAATCATCCATCTGTAAACTAATCAGGCACTCTAAAGGCTTGATTGATGTCCAGAAGAGCTCATCAGAGACGAGGAGGTCCTGTATACTCACAGCCAATGATGAGGTAGCGGCAGAACAGCCAACCAGAGATGAGGGCCTCcttgggggagcggggggggcggGACATGATGTCCAGGTCGGGGGGGTTGAAGCCCAGGGCGGTTGCTGGGAAACCGTCTGTGACCAGGTTGACCCAGAGTAGCTGGACAGGGATGAGGGCTTCGGGCATGCCGAGGGCTGCCGTCAGGAAGAtactgaaggaggagaggagagagagggaggggacggaggagagaggaggggagagaggaaccgaggagaggggagatgaggtaTAGTGGGGGCAGAGGTCTGGTGTGTATATTTCAATAACCTCCCTCCACTCGTCCATCTATTCACCCATCCCttgctccctccttcctccatctatTCATCTATCCATccgtcctcatccctcctctatcgctccatccctccttacCAGACCACCTCTCCGATGTTGGAGGAGATGAGGTATCTGATGAACTGCTTCATGTTGTTGTAGatggccctgccctcctccacggcCGCCACGATGGTGGAGAAGTTGTCGTCCGCCAGGATCATCTCCGAGGCCGACTTGGCGACGGCGGTGCCGCTGCCCATGGCGATGCCGATCTCAGCCTTTTTAAGAGCCGGGGCATCGTTCACTCCATCCCCcgtctggagagagggaagaacagcaggggggaggaaggaaagaggagaaaagggaaacAAAGTAAGACACAAAACTCACACGCTCACATGCAGTCTCtctctaaacacacagacagtctctctgtaaactcacacacacacacacacacacacaagcaggctctctgtaaacacacacacacacatgcagtctctctctaaacacacacactcgtccagCTCACCATGGCAGTGATGTCGTTGAGGCTCTGCAGGTACTCCACGATGCGGCTCTTGTGCGTGGGCTCCACCCGGGCGAAGCAGCGACACGTGCGACACGCCTGTctctggaggtgggggggcagcTCGTCAAACTCCCGCCCAGTCAGGCCCCCCCCAAactggcccccctggccctcctcctcctcctcctccgtgatGATGCCAACACGGCGACAGATAGACAGGGCCGTGCCCTTGTTGTCTCCTGGAAAGGGGTGGATAAgaggtgtgaggagagtgtgagagtgtttgtgtgtgtttttgagtgtgtgggtgtgtttttgtgtgtttgttcgtgTTCAGACCCACCGGTGATCATGATGACCCGTATGCCCGCCTGTCGACACTGCCGGACTGCACCAAGTACCTCCTTCCTGGGGGGATCCAGCATGCCCACACAGCCCACGAAGGTCAGGTCCGACTGGAtggggggtgggaaggagggtTTAAACTAAGTCCAGTACACAGGTACGGTAACCCTATTTCAGGTTGACATGACCCTCTCACCTCGTAGTCAATGAAGCCGGCTGAGTTCTCCAGGTTGAGGGAGCGGGGTTCGGGGGGGGAGTCCCTGGTCGCCATGGCGAGGCAGCGGAGGGTGTCTCGCCCGGCCGCCCACTCTCGGACCGTGGTCTGGAGCTGCTCCCTCGTGGCCGTCGACATCGCCACGCGGGCGCCACCGCCCACACGTATCCAACGGCAACGCTCCAGCACGCTCTCGGGGGCGCCCTAGAAGCCAGGGGGAGGTcgaaggtcagagagagagagcgagaaagagcgagagagagcgagcgcgagagagagagagcgagagagagcgagagagacctaACCTTGATGAACATCTTGGCCCCTGTGGAGGAGCGGGTCAGCTTGTTTGGGGAGCAGAAGACAGACatggacttcctgtctctggagAACTCCAacgtcagctccttcttcatcaGCTGCTTGATCACCTGGAGAGTGGAAGGGCACTGTAGGTAacacggaacacacacacacagatatgcatgCACACCAATCAccacaacaaagacacacacacttatacatcccccacacacacacacacacacacacacacacacaaacttatacatcccacgcacacacacacacacttatacatccctcccacacacacacacacacatcccacaccccCCCAGTCCTTACAGAGCAGCAGGCGGTAGCCCTCTCTGCTGGTGCCAGTCCTCTCATGTCCGTGTCGAACACGTTCATCTTCTCCACCAGGCAGCACAGAGCCGTCTCCGTTGCCTCGCCAACCTTCTCAAACACGCCTTTCGACTGGACACAAACCAAAGGTCAGTTCAGCAGGCGTCCACTACAGATGTGGTGTACTCAGCAGTAGCGTAGTTTGTAGTGTACGTGTTACTCTACTTGGTAGTGTACTTGGTGTAGCTCACCTCACTGTAGTCAAGAGAGGAATCATTGCAGAGAGCGCAGATAGAAGCCATCTCTACCAGCCCCTCATACTGACTACACTTCACTGCTGCACCATCCTTGTACCTGGGAGGGGAAGCGAGAGAATGCAACAAAGAtggcaggaggagacaggagaccagaaacagagagaggaaaagaagaggccagaaggagagaaagatgagaggggaaaaaagagataTAAAAAGATATCATGAAAGGTTCTCGGCTTTTAGTTTAGTCAGTCAATAACTTCTAAAAAAAAGAGGTTAGTCATGCCGATGATCAAGCTCAGTCAGTGTTAAGGTTATCTTGTGTATGTGATATTTTAATTTGGAGGAGCTAATGGACTGGTCAGCATCATGTAGTCATGACATGATCAGCGAGAGGTTAAAGTTCAAAggttaaacacactcacacttcccCTTCCGGGGCGTAAGTAGATCCGGTCACCGAGAACTCACTCAGGGCACATCGGTCCCCTGACACGCTGTCCACCACAaacaactacacacaccacacacatgcatagacacACGGTTAAGACAGGGTTAGAAGTTCATTGTCATGGATCAGATCAGAAGGTTAGATCTCACAAAACTATATAGAGGGTTTATCAGCAAAGACTAAAATGACCTGTGGTGCCAGGATCAGATCAGAAGGTTAGATCTCACAAAACTAGATAGAGGGTTTATTAGAAAAGGCTAAAATGACCTGTGGTGTACCTCAAGGAACCTTTTTAGGACCAGTTATTTTGTCTACATGCTACCTCTCCATGCAGCTAccattcctctcccctccctctcaggttCCCTGACAACCTCCCAGTCTCCCTCCCacctttttaattttttttagcagacgctcttatccagagcgacttacagtaaaaacagggacattccccccgaggcaagtagtgtgaagtgcctggcctaaggacacaacgtcattttgcagcaaccttctgattaatagcccgattccctaaccgctcagccacctgactccccttccccagtctccctcacgccttcctcctccccttgtcTCACCCGGCAGACGGACATCTGGTTGGTGGTGAGGGTGCCCGTCTTGTCGGAGCAGATGACGGAGGTGCAGCCCAGGGTCTCCACTGAAGGCAGGGACCTGACGATGGCGTTCTTCCGGGCCATCCGCCGGGTGCCCAGTGCAAGGCAGGTGGTGATGACAGCAGGCAGGCCTGGAGGGTCAAAGGAACAAGGGGTGGATGTGGTGCAGAGACCAAGAAAGACAGGCTAGATATGTTTTATGATGACGTAATCTGCAGAAATTGTGCTGTCAAGAAAAAGAATAGAATATAGTAAATAGGAGACATT from Osmerus mordax isolate fOsmMor3 chromosome 14, fOsmMor3.pri, whole genome shotgun sequence harbors:
- the si:dkey-28b4.8 gene encoding sarcoplasmic/endoplasmic reticulum calcium ATPase 2; protein product: MDNAHTKTVEEVLGYFSVNESTGLSCEQLRKSRERWGPNELPAEEGKSLWELVLEQFEDLLVRILLLAACISFTLAWFEEGEGTITAFVEPFVILLILIANAIVGVWQERNAENAIEALKEYEPEMGKVYRQDRKSVQRVRARDIVPGDIVEVAVGDKVPADIRLTSIRSTTLRVDQSILTGESVSVLKHTDPVPDPRAVNQDKKNMLFSGTNIAAGRAMGVVVATGVQTEIGKIRDEMAATDPERTPLQQKLDQFGEQLSKVISVICVAVWGINVGHFNDPVHGGSWLRGAVYYFKIAVALAVAAIPEGLPAVITTCLALGTRRMARKNAIVRSLPSVETLGCTSVICSDKTGTLTTNQMSVCRLFVVDSVSGDRCALSEFSVTGSTYAPEGEVYKDGAAVKCSQYEGLVEMASICALCNDSSLDYSESKGVFEKVGEATETALCCLVEKMNVFDTDMRGLAPAERATACCSVIKQLMKKELTLEFSRDRKSMSVFCSPNKLTRSSTGAKMFIKGAPESVLERCRWIRVGGGARVAMSTATREQLQTTVREWAAGRDTLRCLAMATRDSPPEPRSLNLENSAGFIDYESDLTFVGCVGMLDPPRKEVLGAVRQCRQAGIRVIMITGDNKGTALSICRRVGIITEEEEEEGQGGQFGGGLTGREFDELPPHLQRQACRTCRCFARVEPTHKSRIVEYLQSLNDITAMTGDGVNDAPALKKAEIGIAMGSGTAVAKSASEMILADDNFSTIVAAVEEGRAIYNNMKQFIRYLISSNIGEVVCIFLTAALGMPEALIPVQLLWVNLVTDGFPATALGFNPPDLDIMSRPPRSPKEALISGWLFCRYLIIGCYVGAATVGAAAWWFMAAHDGPKLSFYQLSHYLQCSEGHGEFAGVQCSVFESPYPMTMALSVLVTIEMCNALNSLSENQSLLKMPPWSNPWLVGAICLSMALHFLILYVDPLPVVFQIRPLSWPQWVVVLKMSLPVILMDEALKFLARNYIEPGNDLDRQDEERERRRRAAAGQPNANGGLVGALTAPLGRALSGVSWSFVLVSAPLLVWIYSLDSDITNIFWE